From the genome of Streptomyces sp. NBC_00659, one region includes:
- a CDS encoding FlgD immunoglobulin-like domain containing protein — MHRATGEVVRTWTGGKTLSALRISWDGTSDSGTPVPTGAYTWRLTSTPADGAGAEATASGVVRVTD, encoded by the coding sequence ATCCACCGGGCGACCGGCGAGGTGGTACGCACCTGGACGGGAGGCAAGACGCTCAGCGCGCTCCGGATCTCCTGGGACGGCACGTCCGACTCGGGAACCCCGGTGCCGACCGGCGCGTACACCTGGCGGCTGACCTCGACCCCGGCGGACGGGGCAGGCGCGGAAGCCACGGCCTCGGGCGTCGTACGGGTCACCGACTGA
- a CDS encoding PP2C family protein-serine/threonine phosphatase: MVLGPDLVLADINEAACRVTGRTREDLLGRYLFDAFPDNPADPDADGVRNLQASLHQVLRSKEPDTMAPMKYDIPVADRPGVFEERWWSAINTPVLGPDGQVQWILHRGEDVTSFIRSHPRLREGEALSDVEAREVELYARALELKRLNEELRQAHARERQVAVTLQEAMLHSPHLARHRDTAVRYRPAAGSLNVCGDWYDVVDLPKDRFAVAVGDVVGHGLEAAAVMGMLRSALSAVVRAVERPARALDVLGLYARDVEGALAATVVQAVVDTRARRIMYSSAGHPPPVLLHPDGTFDLLDRATDPPLGARPEHVPHPHADLRYTHGDTFVLYTDGLIERRGEDIDASLQRLTDALARHAGQEPEGLADALLADLGVSSGARDDVALIVIRL, encoded by the coding sequence ATGGTGCTGGGCCCGGATCTGGTGCTCGCGGACATCAACGAGGCGGCCTGCCGGGTGACCGGCCGTACTCGGGAGGATCTGCTCGGGAGGTATCTCTTCGATGCCTTCCCTGACAATCCGGCGGACCCGGATGCCGACGGCGTACGGAATCTGCAGGCCTCCCTGCACCAGGTCCTGCGCTCGAAAGAGCCGGACACGATGGCGCCGATGAAGTACGACATCCCCGTGGCCGACCGGCCCGGCGTGTTCGAGGAGCGGTGGTGGTCCGCGATCAACACCCCGGTGCTCGGGCCGGACGGGCAGGTGCAGTGGATCCTCCACCGGGGAGAGGACGTGACCTCGTTCATCCGCTCCCACCCCCGCCTGCGAGAAGGCGAGGCGCTCAGCGACGTGGAGGCCAGGGAGGTCGAACTGTACGCACGGGCGCTTGAGCTCAAGCGACTGAACGAGGAACTGCGCCAAGCCCACGCCCGGGAACGCCAAGTCGCCGTCACCCTGCAGGAGGCCATGCTCCACTCGCCACATCTGGCCCGGCACCGAGACACCGCGGTGCGCTACCGGCCCGCCGCCGGGTCACTGAACGTGTGCGGCGACTGGTACGACGTGGTCGACCTGCCCAAGGACAGATTCGCCGTCGCGGTCGGCGACGTCGTCGGCCACGGCCTGGAGGCCGCCGCCGTCATGGGGATGCTCCGCAGTGCGTTGTCCGCCGTCGTCCGGGCCGTCGAACGGCCCGCGCGGGCCCTGGACGTCCTGGGCCTGTACGCACGCGACGTGGAGGGTGCGCTGGCCGCCACTGTCGTCCAAGCCGTCGTCGACACCCGCGCTCGCCGCATCATGTACAGCAGCGCCGGCCACCCGCCCCCCGTCCTGCTCCACCCGGACGGCACCTTCGACCTTCTCGACCGGGCCACCGACCCTCCGCTGGGAGCCCGCCCCGAACACGTTCCCCACCCCCATGCCGACCTGCGCTACACCCACGGCGACACCTTCGTGCTCTACACCGACGGCCTCATCGAACGCCGCGGCGAGGACATCGACGCCAGCCTGCAACGCCTCACCGACGCGCTCGCCCGCCATGCAGGCCAGGAGCCCGAAGGCCTTGCCGACGCCCTGCTCGCGGACCTCGGCGTCAGCAGCGGCGCCCGCGACGATGTCGCCTTGATCGTCATCCGCCTATGA
- a CDS encoding helix-turn-helix transcriptional regulator, with product MSVAGSASDASATDEREVFVGRRSESERLAACVDKVRGGEAWLAVVEGEAGIGKSALIRRVVSSLEDFTVLWAVGDPSETDLPGGVLSQLVRRVDRDLAARFPLLARPDAAGVSPHALGGQLLLLLGALQESGGGVAVVVDDAHWADPLSSQVLGFVVRRLWADRVLVLMATRTNSEQSGQALERLVRSVDRAARVEVGGLGQDEVDQLARRLLAVRVTPELVTRLHGYTKGHPLYVRTVLAEVPLQVLGDESARRWPVHQSLRAGIGAALGRLPADSVALVEALAVLDGRFPLVGVARVAGVDDAVRALEPALAAGLVRWWPTDSVGPVALVHGLQRDAVYAGIGPERRRALHTAAAEVVGSGAAWAHRVAAATSDDPVLAADLERSANAEALAGRNALAATRLLWASSLSEDRLERERRLLTACAQWLLTLQPWAAVRLRAQVEECAEGTLRSCVLGVMDLLEGRLAVAEARLTEAWQEALADPDASWVALLAGTFLTVITIRQCRGARTADIAGKTLAIGDLDAGTSDFIRAVLATGRMWDQGPGAALLDVAHLPVEAAEASNDQLATLATRGVMHLFLGRLAAARADLVTVAHRDRLGAGSKLSHLSSSLLAVVEYLAGDWNASESAADRALAIAAAHDHVLGDAATWFAAVCVQAGRGHWEAAQESVEALERINRMLGDPPAERVYAGLAGAVLAQARGDHAAMVRSLAPLVEPVTGAEDRDGDEGDRVRLRFKPLWLWQQSLLVEALTGTGRLAAAAWALDDFWRGYDGGGYLRVVGARLGGQLAEAQGRPREALAIYAQALGEKEDGTDGPDAAGSPVETDGVGDAGEDAPLFRAMLEHGYGRLLVATRTGSRREAARWFKSAHDRFDALRAEPFLQRCETDLAAMGLTAPAHARQHVLALTERELSVAHLIAGGKTNQEAATELYVTQKTVEYHLSNIYAKLGITSRRHLAQALRTPQP from the coding sequence ATGAGCGTGGCCGGCAGCGCGTCCGACGCGAGCGCGACCGATGAACGTGAGGTCTTCGTCGGGCGGCGGTCCGAGTCCGAGCGGCTCGCGGCGTGTGTGGACAAGGTGCGCGGCGGTGAGGCGTGGCTGGCGGTCGTCGAGGGTGAGGCGGGGATCGGCAAGAGCGCTCTGATACGCCGGGTGGTCTCCTCGCTGGAGGACTTCACGGTGCTGTGGGCGGTGGGCGATCCCTCGGAGACCGATCTGCCCGGTGGTGTGCTGAGCCAGTTGGTGAGGCGGGTGGACAGGGATCTGGCGGCCCGGTTCCCGCTGCTGGCGCGGCCGGACGCGGCGGGGGTGTCGCCGCACGCCCTGGGCGGGCAGTTGTTGCTGCTGCTGGGCGCGCTGCAGGAGTCCGGGGGCGGGGTCGCGGTCGTCGTCGACGACGCGCACTGGGCGGATCCGCTGTCCTCGCAGGTGCTGGGATTCGTGGTGCGCCGGCTCTGGGCCGACCGGGTGCTGGTACTGATGGCGACCCGTACAAACAGCGAGCAGAGCGGGCAGGCGCTGGAACGGCTGGTGCGGTCCGTCGACCGGGCGGCGCGGGTCGAGGTCGGCGGACTCGGACAGGACGAGGTCGACCAGTTGGCCCGGCGGCTGTTGGCGGTGCGTGTGACACCGGAGCTGGTGACACGGCTGCACGGCTACACGAAGGGCCATCCCCTCTACGTGCGCACGGTCCTGGCGGAGGTACCGCTTCAGGTTCTGGGCGACGAGTCGGCACGGCGGTGGCCGGTCCACCAGTCGCTGCGGGCGGGGATCGGGGCCGCACTGGGGCGCCTTCCCGCCGATTCGGTGGCCCTGGTGGAGGCGCTGGCGGTGCTGGACGGCCGGTTCCCCCTGGTGGGTGTGGCGCGGGTGGCCGGGGTGGACGACGCCGTGCGGGCGCTCGAACCGGCGCTGGCGGCGGGTCTGGTGCGGTGGTGGCCGACGGATTCCGTGGGGCCGGTGGCCTTGGTGCACGGGTTGCAGCGGGACGCGGTCTACGCGGGGATCGGTCCCGAGCGACGGCGCGCGCTGCACACCGCCGCGGCCGAGGTGGTGGGTTCGGGGGCGGCCTGGGCTCATCGTGTGGCCGCGGCCACGTCCGATGACCCTGTTCTGGCGGCCGACCTGGAGCGTTCGGCGAACGCCGAGGCCCTCGCCGGCCGCAACGCCCTGGCCGCCACCCGGTTGCTGTGGGCATCGTCGTTGTCCGAGGACCGCCTGGAACGGGAGCGGCGCCTGCTCACGGCCTGTGCGCAGTGGCTGCTGACCTTGCAGCCGTGGGCCGCCGTGCGGTTGAGGGCGCAGGTGGAGGAGTGCGCGGAGGGAACGCTGCGCAGTTGTGTGCTGGGGGTCATGGACCTCCTGGAGGGCCGGCTGGCCGTGGCCGAGGCTCGGTTGACCGAGGCCTGGCAGGAGGCGCTCGCCGATCCGGACGCGAGCTGGGTGGCGCTCCTGGCCGGTACGTTTCTGACCGTCATCACGATCCGGCAGTGCCGGGGCGCGCGGACGGCCGACATCGCGGGCAAGACGCTGGCGATCGGTGACCTCGACGCGGGCACGTCCGATTTCATCCGCGCGGTGCTGGCCACGGGCCGGATGTGGGACCAGGGGCCCGGTGCGGCGCTGCTGGACGTGGCGCACCTTCCCGTCGAGGCCGCCGAGGCGTCGAACGACCAGCTCGCGACGCTGGCCACCCGTGGTGTCATGCACCTGTTCCTGGGCCGGCTGGCCGCGGCGCGGGCCGATCTGGTCACCGTGGCGCACCGCGACCGGCTGGGCGCGGGGTCCAAGCTCAGCCATCTGTCGTCGTCGCTGCTGGCGGTGGTGGAGTACCTCGCGGGTGACTGGAATGCCAGTGAGAGCGCGGCGGACCGGGCGCTCGCGATCGCCGCGGCCCACGACCACGTCCTCGGCGACGCGGCCACGTGGTTCGCGGCCGTGTGCGTACAGGCGGGGCGGGGGCACTGGGAGGCGGCCCAGGAGTCCGTCGAGGCCCTGGAGCGGATCAACCGGATGCTGGGAGATCCACCGGCGGAGCGTGTGTACGCCGGACTGGCGGGGGCGGTGCTGGCGCAGGCCCGGGGTGACCACGCCGCCATGGTGAGGTCGTTGGCTCCGCTGGTCGAGCCGGTGACCGGAGCCGAGGACAGGGACGGGGACGAGGGCGATCGGGTACGCCTGCGGTTCAAGCCCCTGTGGTTGTGGCAGCAGTCCCTGCTGGTCGAAGCGCTCACCGGGACGGGACGGCTGGCGGCCGCCGCCTGGGCCCTCGACGACTTCTGGCGCGGTTACGACGGCGGTGGATATCTGCGGGTCGTGGGAGCCCGGCTCGGCGGCCAACTAGCCGAAGCCCAGGGGCGGCCGCGTGAGGCGCTGGCGATCTACGCCCAAGCTCTGGGCGAAAAAGAGGACGGCACCGATGGACCCGACGCCGCCGGAAGCCCCGTCGAGACCGACGGGGTCGGTGACGCCGGCGAGGACGCCCCGCTGTTCCGCGCGATGCTGGAACACGGTTACGGCAGGCTCCTGGTGGCGACCAGGACCGGCTCCCGGCGGGAGGCCGCACGGTGGTTCAAGTCGGCCCACGACCGATTCGACGCCCTGCGGGCAGAACCGTTCCTGCAGCGCTGCGAGACGGACCTCGCCGCCATGGGACTCACCGCTCCCGCCCACGCCCGGCAGCACGTACTCGCGCTGACCGAGCGGGAGTTGTCGGTCGCCCACCTCATCGCCGGCGGAAAGACGAACCAGGAGGCCGCGACGGAGCTCTACGTCACCCAGAAGACCGTCGAGTACCACTTGTCGAACATCTACGCCAAGCTCGGCATCACCTCACGCCGCCACCTCGCACAGGCGCTCCGGACCCCGCAGCCCTGA
- a CDS encoding helix-turn-helix transcriptional regulator, whose product MTGRSRAGARTRRVPLTGRHEELRALSDLVAGVRDGMSAALVVIGEAGIGKTTLLDHLAETSNDLRVVRTAGTESEARLGFAGLHRLLRPFLDGLESLPAPQHEALASAFGMLAAPRADRYLVGMAALTLLADAASARPLLCLVDDVQWLDRESRDALAFVARRLGAEALGLVVAGREEPGGPGAFEGLETLTVGGLAGAQAHELLGHSVEGRVDAAVAARIVADAGGNPLALMESAQALSPAHLAGTAPLLEPLPVGARLENHFGRLVRGLPPDTRTFLVLLSAAPPEDALLLWRAAAELGVFAQAADAAVSAGVLTGGRLLEFRHPLIRSAVYRSAPAGERRRVHAALAAVSDALRNPERRAWHRAEATVGLDDEVADELVAAAELARGRGGYAERAALLARAAQLSQANRAVRLVEAARAHLVLGDPATAQSLLAQAQPLLAGGDTVLRARALLTQATTDIYFGRLAGLGSPLLAAAGVVADTDRALARSILLEGLLAVLCGEHDATTRQELGVTILTSPALSPLAPGPPALPAPVVVPTPPAVATNLPAATPPTLAPPALFAPTVTLRALVPAAPAPETLAPAVFAPSAESSALTTLTVASPFATPRAAAPPVAAPPAVTTAVVPPTPEPSALPSSADLLLEGFALRMRGGYQAALPLLQAALAALERDTDVVGHGLRAATLALYAAEEVWDETGGAEAALLVEAHERAIGALGALRSTLLVRSTWELRAGRFATATACLDEAQDLAAVIGQPSPGLAYRVELLAWSGQESAARTAADLLVRNFASRHAHGGLADWARNSLTVLELSLGHYVQAAAHARVTFDADNAGGAPRALPDLIEASTRCGDRPTARQALTRLEERALPAGTPWALGLLERCRALVSADHDRAEPHFTQSLTLFDRTQVRTELARTHLLYGEWLRRRKRRTDARTQLGHAYRMFTDMGAAAFAERARTELLATGAHPRKRAGRSPHDLTEHDLTPQERRIATLAAHGTTNTEIATRLFITRSTVEYHLNKIFRKLDITSRRQLNSLLTSEN is encoded by the coding sequence ATGACTGGACGCTCCCGGGCCGGAGCCCGCACCCGCCGGGTTCCGCTCACCGGTCGACACGAGGAACTGCGTGCCCTGTCCGACCTGGTCGCGGGTGTGCGTGACGGTATGAGCGCGGCGCTCGTCGTCATCGGCGAGGCCGGTATCGGCAAGACCACGCTGCTGGACCACCTCGCTGAGACCTCGAACGACCTGCGGGTCGTACGCACCGCCGGGACGGAGTCCGAGGCGCGGCTCGGATTCGCTGGCCTGCACCGTCTGCTGCGGCCCTTCCTGGACGGTCTGGAGTCGCTGCCGGCCCCCCAGCACGAGGCACTGGCCTCCGCGTTCGGGATGCTGGCCGCGCCCCGGGCCGATCGCTACCTGGTGGGTATGGCGGCCCTGACGCTGCTGGCCGACGCCGCCTCGGCACGGCCGCTGCTGTGCCTGGTCGACGACGTGCAGTGGCTGGACCGCGAGTCCCGAGACGCGCTGGCATTCGTGGCCCGGCGGCTGGGCGCGGAGGCTCTGGGCCTGGTGGTCGCGGGCCGCGAGGAACCGGGCGGACCAGGCGCGTTCGAGGGGCTGGAGACTCTGACGGTCGGCGGACTGGCCGGCGCCCAGGCGCACGAGCTGCTCGGACACAGCGTGGAGGGGCGGGTGGACGCGGCGGTGGCCGCGCGCATCGTGGCCGACGCCGGCGGCAACCCCCTGGCACTGATGGAGAGCGCCCAGGCGCTGAGCCCCGCGCACCTGGCCGGGACGGCCCCGCTGCTCGAACCGCTGCCGGTGGGAGCCCGGCTGGAGAACCACTTCGGACGTCTGGTGCGGGGCCTGCCTCCGGATACCCGGACCTTCCTGGTACTGCTGTCGGCCGCGCCGCCCGAGGACGCGCTGCTGCTGTGGCGGGCGGCGGCGGAACTGGGCGTCTTCGCGCAGGCCGCGGACGCGGCGGTATCCGCGGGCGTGCTCACCGGCGGGCGGCTGCTGGAGTTCCGGCACCCGTTGATCCGCTCAGCCGTCTACCGCAGCGCCCCGGCCGGTGAGCGCAGGCGCGTCCACGCCGCGCTCGCCGCTGTCAGCGATGCGCTGCGCAACCCCGAGCGGCGGGCCTGGCACCGCGCCGAGGCGACCGTCGGGCTCGACGACGAGGTGGCCGACGAACTGGTCGCGGCGGCGGAACTGGCCCGCGGGCGCGGCGGCTATGCCGAACGGGCCGCCCTCCTGGCCCGAGCGGCACAGCTCTCCCAGGCCAACCGGGCGGTGCGGCTCGTCGAGGCCGCTCGAGCCCATCTCGTGCTGGGCGATCCCGCTACCGCCCAGTCCCTCCTCGCGCAGGCCCAGCCGCTCCTGGCCGGCGGCGACACCGTCCTGCGGGCCCGTGCCCTGCTCACCCAGGCCACCACCGACATCTACTTCGGGCGGCTCGCGGGCCTGGGCTCGCCGCTGCTGGCCGCGGCCGGCGTGGTCGCGGACACGGACCGCGCTCTGGCCCGGTCCATCCTGCTGGAAGGACTCCTGGCCGTGCTGTGCGGTGAACACGACGCGACGACCCGCCAGGAACTCGGCGTGACGATCCTGACCTCACCCGCCCTCAGCCCGCTGGCCCCGGGCCCGCCGGCGCTGCCGGCGCCGGTCGTGGTCCCGACCCCACCGGCCGTGGCCACGAACCTGCCGGCCGCGACCCCGCCGACTCTGGCACCGCCCGCCCTGTTCGCGCCTACCGTGACCCTGCGTGCCCTGGTACCGGCGGCTCCAGCGCCGGAGACCCTGGCGCCAGCGGTCTTCGCCCCGTCGGCCGAGTCCTCGGCCCTGACCACGCTGACCGTGGCCTCACCGTTCGCCACCCCGCGAGCCGCCGCCCCGCCAGTTGCCGCCCCGCCGGCCGTCACCACGGCGGTCGTGCCCCCGACACCTGAGCCGTCCGCCCTCCCCAGCAGCGCCGACCTCCTCCTCGAAGGCTTCGCCCTGCGGATGCGGGGCGGCTACCAGGCCGCCCTGCCTCTCCTCCAGGCCGCACTCGCCGCCCTGGAACGGGACACCGACGTGGTCGGGCACGGCCTACGCGCGGCGACCCTGGCCCTCTACGCCGCCGAGGAGGTCTGGGACGAGACCGGCGGCGCGGAGGCCGCCCTGCTCGTGGAGGCACACGAGCGCGCCATCGGCGCGCTGGGAGCACTGCGCTCCACCCTGCTGGTCCGGTCCACCTGGGAGCTCCGGGCCGGCCGGTTCGCCACCGCCACCGCGTGCCTGGACGAGGCACAGGACCTCGCCGCCGTCATCGGCCAGCCCTCCCCCGGCCTGGCCTACCGTGTGGAGCTCCTGGCCTGGAGCGGCCAGGAATCGGCGGCCCGCACGGCCGCGGACCTCCTCGTACGCAACTTCGCCAGTCGGCACGCGCACGGCGGTCTGGCCGACTGGGCCCGGAACAGCCTGACCGTCCTCGAACTCAGCCTGGGGCACTACGTCCAGGCCGCCGCCCACGCGCGCGTCACCTTCGACGCCGACAACGCCGGAGGCGCCCCCCGCGCCCTGCCCGATCTCATCGAGGCCTCCACCCGCTGCGGCGACCGGCCCACGGCCCGACAGGCCCTCACCCGCCTCGAAGAACGTGCCCTGCCGGCCGGCACGCCCTGGGCCCTGGGACTCCTGGAACGCTGCCGGGCCCTGGTCTCGGCCGACCACGACCGGGCCGAACCCCACTTCACCCAGTCCCTGACCCTCTTCGACCGCACCCAGGTACGCACCGAACTGGCCCGCACCCACCTCCTCTACGGTGAATGGCTCCGCAGGCGCAAACGCCGCACCGACGCCCGGACCCAACTGGGCCATGCGTACCGGATGTTCACCGACATGGGGGCGGCCGCCTTCGCCGAGCGGGCCCGGACCGAGCTGCTCGCCACCGGCGCGCACCCCCGCAAGCGCGCCGGCCGCTCCCCGCACGACCTCACCGAGCACGACCTCACTCCGCAGGAACGGCGCATCGCCACCCTCGCCGCGCACGGAACCACCAACACCGAGATCGCGACCCGGCTCTTCATCACGCGGTCGACCGTCGAGTACCACCTCAACAAGATCTTCCGGAAACTCGACATCACCTCCCGGCGACAGCTCAACTCCTTGCTGACCAGCGAGAACTGA
- a CDS encoding MBL fold metallo-hydrolase: MTPESRPTTTANRRAFLRTATAALAVPTAAVLVGEALPGTAHAATATATASTDLPDFAPVPTAATGPSLNEQGYFVGRIKGNLYWVTDAYYQAMFLSTREGVVLVDAPPTIGNNLLRAIAEVTRANGRPPKVTHLVYTHTHADHIGSAHLFGKHVVRIAHSETRRLLRLEADPNRPLPTVTFDDHFDLRVGGERLELAYHGPNHSPDNIFVYAPDHATLMVVDVLYPGWVPFKNLAVSQDIPAWVKAQDTAMSYPWTTLVGGHLGRLGVRADGDVQKRYIADLTDSVKAAMSLDPTPFFQKYGPSGNSWAIFKTYLDAIAQQAAGPVIAKYTGVLAAADVFTLDNAATMLESLRIDAGLLGPFGTRP, from the coding sequence ATGACACCGGAATCCCGCCCCACCACGACCGCGAACCGCCGCGCGTTCCTCAGGACCGCGACGGCCGCGCTGGCGGTCCCCACCGCGGCCGTCCTCGTAGGCGAGGCACTGCCGGGCACGGCACACGCCGCCACCGCCACCGCCACCGCTTCGACGGATCTCCCCGACTTCGCCCCGGTCCCCACCGCCGCGACCGGTCCCTCGCTCAACGAGCAGGGCTACTTCGTCGGCCGTATCAAGGGCAACCTGTACTGGGTGACCGACGCCTACTACCAGGCGATGTTCCTGAGCACCCGCGAAGGGGTGGTGCTCGTCGACGCGCCGCCGACCATCGGGAACAACCTGCTGCGCGCCATCGCCGAGGTCACCCGGGCCAACGGCCGACCGCCGAAGGTCACCCACCTGGTCTACACCCACACCCACGCCGACCACATCGGCTCCGCCCACCTCTTCGGCAAGCACGTCGTGCGCATCGCGCACAGCGAGACCCGCCGGCTGCTCCGGCTGGAGGCCGACCCCAACCGGCCGCTCCCGACCGTGACCTTCGACGACCACTTCGACCTGCGCGTCGGCGGGGAACGCCTGGAGCTCGCCTACCACGGCCCCAACCACTCCCCGGACAACATCTTCGTCTACGCGCCCGACCACGCGACGCTGATGGTGGTGGACGTCCTCTATCCCGGCTGGGTGCCGTTCAAGAACCTGGCCGTCTCGCAGGACATCCCCGCCTGGGTGAAGGCGCAGGACACGGCGATGAGCTACCCCTGGACGACCCTGGTCGGCGGACACCTCGGCCGGCTCGGGGTGCGCGCCGACGGCGACGTGCAGAAGCGGTACATCGCCGACCTCACCGACAGCGTGAAGGCCGCGATGTCCCTGGACCCGACGCCGTTCTTCCAGAAGTACGGCCCGTCCGGGAACTCCTGGGCGATCTTCAAGACCTACCTGGACGCCATCGCTCAGCAGGCGGCCGGTCCGGTGATCGCCAAGTACACCGGCGTCCTCGCCGCGGCCGACGTCTTCACCCTCGACAACGCGGCCACCATGCTCGAATCGCTGCGGATCGACGCCGGGCTCCTGGGCCCCTTCGGCACCCGTCCGTAA
- a CDS encoding alpha/beta hydrolase, whose product MTPPTPVPVIFIHGLWLHATSWAPWLDLFQREGYAPVAPGWPGDPGTVEEARANPESIADHGIDEVVNHYAAIIRELPAPPIVIGHSFGGMIAQKLLGQNLAAAAVAIDAAQIKGVLPLPLSALRATLPVFKNPGNKHRAVSLTADQFRFAFGNAVSEEESAELFERWAIPAPGKPLFEAAAANFNPHSPAKVDTANGSRGPLLLMTGGKDHTVPEAVVRATLKQYRHSDAVTDITDFPDRGHSLTIDGGWREVADTALDWLRRHSL is encoded by the coding sequence ATGACGCCACCGACCCCCGTCCCCGTCATCTTCATCCACGGCCTGTGGCTGCACGCCACCTCGTGGGCCCCCTGGCTCGACCTGTTCCAGCGAGAGGGTTACGCCCCGGTCGCACCGGGCTGGCCCGGCGACCCCGGCACCGTCGAGGAGGCCCGCGCCAACCCCGAGAGCATCGCCGACCACGGAATCGACGAGGTGGTGAACCACTACGCGGCGATCATCCGGGAGCTGCCGGCCCCGCCCATCGTGATCGGGCACTCGTTCGGCGGCATGATCGCGCAGAAGCTCCTCGGGCAGAACCTGGCGGCCGCCGCCGTCGCGATCGACGCCGCCCAGATCAAGGGAGTGCTCCCGCTGCCGCTGTCCGCGCTGCGCGCGACGCTGCCGGTGTTCAAGAACCCTGGCAACAAGCACCGCGCGGTCTCCCTCACGGCCGACCAGTTCCGCTTCGCGTTCGGCAACGCCGTGTCCGAGGAGGAGTCGGCGGAGCTGTTCGAGCGATGGGCGATCCCCGCCCCGGGCAAGCCCCTGTTCGAGGCAGCCGCCGCCAACTTCAACCCGCACTCGCCGGCCAAGGTCGACACCGCCAACGGCTCGCGCGGACCGCTGCTGCTGATGACCGGCGGCAAGGACCACACGGTGCCGGAGGCCGTCGTCCGGGCCACCCTCAAGCAGTACCGGCACTCCGACGCCGTCACCGACATCACCGACTTCCCCGACCGCGGACACTCGCTGACGATCGACGGCGGCTGGCGCGAGGTCGCCGACACCGCACTGGACTGGCTGCGGCGGCACTCCCTCTGA
- a CDS encoding SDR family NAD(P)-dependent oxidoreductase yields the protein MDLHLTGRTAVVTGASRGIGLAVAGALVREGARVVTGSREITPELRALAAEGDVLTVAVDLTAPEGPAELVAAATFAYGGLDILVNNVGAVRPRTDGFLAVTDDDWAATLSVNLLASVRTTRAALPHLLERGAGSIVTVSSVNAFLPDPLVIDYSASKAALSNFCKSLSKQVGPRGVRVNTVSPGPVTTGLWLARDGVAATVAAATGGSADAVAERAAADAATGRFTHPDEVADLVVFLAGDRAANITGSDFVIDGGLVSTL from the coding sequence ATGGATCTGCACCTGACCGGCAGGACCGCGGTCGTCACCGGCGCGAGCCGCGGCATCGGACTCGCCGTGGCCGGGGCACTCGTACGTGAGGGTGCCCGGGTCGTGACCGGTTCGCGGGAGATCACCCCCGAGCTGCGGGCGCTGGCCGCCGAAGGCGACGTCCTCACGGTCGCGGTGGACCTGACCGCGCCCGAAGGACCGGCCGAGCTGGTCGCCGCCGCGACATTCGCCTACGGCGGCCTGGACATTCTGGTGAACAACGTGGGTGCCGTCCGGCCCCGCACCGACGGCTTCCTCGCGGTGACCGACGACGACTGGGCCGCGACGCTGTCCGTCAACCTCCTGGCCTCCGTACGCACCACCCGGGCCGCGCTCCCCCACCTGCTGGAGCGCGGAGCGGGGAGCATCGTGACGGTCAGTTCCGTCAACGCGTTCCTGCCCGACCCGCTCGTGATCGACTACAGCGCGTCGAAAGCCGCACTGTCGAACTTCTGCAAGTCCCTGTCCAAGCAGGTGGGCCCGCGGGGCGTCCGCGTCAACACCGTGAGCCCCGGCCCCGTCACCACCGGTCTGTGGCTGGCGCGCGACGGGGTCGCCGCGACCGTCGCCGCCGCCACGGGCGGCTCCGCCGACGCCGTGGCCGAGCGGGCCGCCGCCGACGCCGCCACCGGCCGGTTCACCCACCCCGACGAGGTCGCCGACCTCGTCGTGTTCCTGGCCGGCGACCGGGCCGCGAACATCACCGGGTCCGACTTCGTCATCGACGGCGGTCTCGTCAGCACCCTGTAA